Proteins encoded by one window of Ignavibacteriota bacterium:
- a CDS encoding helix-turn-helix domain-containing protein encodes MIFIIMPIIENDSEYTLSKIFAAEFSDYNLNKSKFLNDQNRVSSNQIIIIESGSAEVWVDINHFYAKPNSIFLFSEGQIQKFENINDLKGMVILFSKSYVNGGISLKDNDFDKDYFFDFAKLSKLKFSHSVIIEIIKYSKELCCKPGEKVNKIQQSISENFLNILLLKIIEQYKQQKQNEIFYLPDVKIISEFNTLLNSSYNIEKNVSFYSNRLFINVKRLNEVTKRYYNKTAKQLIEDRILIETKRHLIHTNFSVKEISYKVGFSDPTNFNKFFKKFTRQTPLEFRISNQ; translated from the coding sequence GTGATTTTTATTATTATGCCGATAATTGAAAATGATAGCGAATATACCTTGTCTAAAATTTTTGCAGCGGAATTCAGTGATTATAATTTGAATAAAAGTAAATTTTTAAACGACCAGAATCGTGTAAGCTCAAATCAAATAATTATTATAGAATCCGGAAGTGCGGAAGTTTGGGTGGACATCAATCATTTTTACGCAAAACCAAATTCAATTTTTTTATTTTCCGAAGGCCAAATACAAAAGTTTGAAAACATTAATGATTTAAAGGGAATGGTTATTTTATTCTCTAAAAGTTATGTAAACGGCGGCATTAGTCTGAAGGACAACGATTTTGATAAAGATTATTTTTTCGATTTCGCCAAATTATCAAAATTAAAATTCAGCCATAGTGTAATAATTGAAATAATTAAATATTCAAAAGAATTATGCTGTAAACCTGGTGAAAAAGTAAACAAAATTCAGCAATCAATTTCCGAAAACTTTTTAAATATCCTGCTCCTCAAAATAATTGAACAATACAAACAACAAAAACAAAATGAAATATTTTATTTGCCCGACGTAAAAATTATTTCGGAATTCAATACTTTGCTTAATTCCAGTTATAACATTGAAAAAAATGTTTCTTTTTATTCGAATAGATTATTTATAAATGTAAAAAGGTTAAATGAAGTAACAAAAAGATACTACAATAAAACAGCAAAACAATTAATTGAAGATCGAATTTTAATTGAAACAAAACGTCATCTTATCCACACAAATTTTTCGGTTAAAGAGATTAGTTATAAAGTTGGATTCAGCGATCCTACGAATTTTAACAAATTCTTCAAAAAGTTTACTCGTCAAACTCCACTGGAATTCAGAATATCCAATCAATAA
- a CDS encoding response regulator transcription factor, protein MKILVADDHSIVRKGLIQIISSIPQVTLIDEAENGKEVLDKFENGKYELLILDLSMPILNGFDTLKILLNKDPEVKVLILSVYPEHQFAIKTYKLGAYGYLNKNAAPIELKKQLTKF, encoded by the coding sequence ATGAAAATTTTAGTTGCCGATGACCACTCAATTGTTAGAAAAGGATTAATACAAATAATCTCTTCAATTCCGCAAGTTACTTTAATAGATGAAGCAGAAAATGGAAAAGAAGTTCTGGATAAATTTGAAAATGGGAAATATGAACTTCTTATCCTCGATTTATCGATGCCAATACTTAATGGTTTTGACACATTAAAAATACTTCTTAATAAAGATCCGGAAGTTAAAGTATTAATTTTAAGCGTTTATCCGGAACATCAATTTGCAATTAAGACTTATAAGCTTGGAGCTTATGGTTATTTAAATAAAAACGCGGCTCCAATTGAATTAAAAAAGCAATTGACCAAATTTTGA
- a CDS encoding DUF134 domain-containing protein: protein MPRPKKNRCLFCNPVVYYYKPQGIPLRLLEEINLERDEFEAINLADLENLSHEEAAKKMKISRATFGRIIKSARNKIAESMIMGKAIKINK, encoded by the coding sequence ATGCCAAGACCAAAAAAAAACAGATGTTTATTTTGTAATCCAGTAGTTTATTATTACAAACCTCAGGGAATTCCTCTTCGATTGCTTGAAGAAATCAACTTGGAAAGAGATGAATTTGAAGCTATTAATTTAGCGGATTTGGAAAATTTATCTCACGAAGAAGCGGCAAAAAAAATGAAAATTTCCAGAGCAACATTTGGTAGAATAATTAAAAGTGCACGAAATAAAATTGCCGAATCCATGATAATGGGAAAGGCGATTAAAATTAATAAATAA
- a CDS encoding HEAT repeat domain-containing protein has product MKNLSTMAIIVLLFLFSTATFGFSEKKYKQIEDNLLVGINTENRGLQVSCAFFLGELKSEKALIPLLKMLKSGATEEERIIAALSLCKIRSEQGMFAVKQRIKYDESERVQKLCSKFYSCYLANKNKSNMNVDPYEVADLNLEFNGIKLADFAK; this is encoded by the coding sequence ATGAAGAACTTAAGCACTATGGCAATTATTGTTCTATTATTCCTTTTTTCTACTGCGACATTCGGTTTTTCGGAAAAAAAATATAAACAAATTGAAGACAATTTACTTGTTGGAATCAATACCGAAAATAGAGGTTTACAAGTAAGTTGCGCATTTTTCCTAGGCGAACTTAAATCGGAAAAAGCATTAATTCCGCTGCTTAAAATGCTTAAAAGCGGAGCGACAGAAGAAGAAAGGATAATTGCGGCATTATCACTTTGCAAAATCAGATCTGAGCAGGGTATGTTTGCGGTTAAACAAAGAATTAAATACGATGAAAGTGAGAGGGTACAAAAGTTGTGTTCTAAATTCTACAGTTGTTACTTAGCTAATAAAAACAAATCAAATATGAATGTTGATCCTTACGAGGTTGCTGATTTAAATTTGGAATTTAATGGGATTAAGCTTGCAGATTTTGCAAAATAA
- a CDS encoding HAD-IIA family hydrolase has protein sequence MNLIEKYDGFIFDLDGTLYLEDKIIPGAAKVINTIKSLNKQTVFISNKTTGSVDDYFNLLHSNGFDINKKEILTATLIAKKILKTKFPKKKFYAIAEKKFILEIESAGLEFSENPHEIDLIIVTLDRTLNYKKLEIAGKALDCGAKFFAANIDNTCPVEGGEILDAGSTISALEKRTNRKLQKNFGKPSKYMFDEIMKLIKIPAKKCLIIGDRLETDIAMGNKFNVDTALVSTGITKDVAHLSKFEPTYKIGSVKNLIK, from the coding sequence ATGAATCTAATTGAAAAATATGATGGATTTATTTTTGATCTGGATGGAACTTTATATTTGGAAGATAAAATTATACCCGGTGCGGCAAAAGTAATAAACACAATAAAATCTTTAAACAAGCAGACCGTTTTTATATCTAATAAAACAACCGGAAGTGTGGATGATTATTTCAATTTATTGCATTCCAATGGATTTGATATAAATAAAAAAGAAATACTTACGGCAACATTGATTGCAAAAAAGATACTGAAAACAAAATTTCCGAAGAAAAAATTCTATGCAATTGCGGAAAAAAAATTCATTTTAGAAATTGAATCAGCCGGATTGGAATTTTCTGAAAATCCTCATGAAATAGATTTGATAATTGTAACATTGGATAGAACCCTTAACTATAAAAAATTGGAAATTGCCGGTAAGGCTTTAGATTGTGGTGCTAAATTTTTTGCGGCAAATATTGATAATACTTGTCCCGTTGAAGGCGGAGAAATTTTAGATGCTGGCTCAACAATTTCCGCATTGGAAAAAAGAACAAATAGAAAACTTCAAAAAAATTTCGGAAAGCCGTCCAAATATATGTTTGATGAAATAATGAAATTAATTAAGATTCCGGCAAAAAAGTGCTTAATTATTGGCGACAGATTAGAAACCGATATTGCCATGGGTAATAAATTTAATGTTGATACCGCGTTGGTTTCAACGGGAATAACAAAAGACGTAGCGCATCTTTCAAAATTTGAACCTACATATAAAATTGGTTCGGTTAAAAATTTAATTAAATAA
- a CDS encoding response regulator transcription factor, whose translation MSNKKYLNKKIAEQILFVNEFDKPIQEKLSKREFQILQYCTEGISSKEIAEKLLISPKTVSTYRTRILQKLQIDNFAQMIYQLNIKEL comes from the coding sequence TTGAGCAATAAAAAATATCTGAATAAAAAAATAGCGGAACAAATATTATTTGTTAATGAATTCGACAAACCGATTCAAGAAAAGCTTTCAAAAAGGGAATTCCAAATTTTACAGTATTGCACCGAAGGAATTTCGTCGAAAGAAATTGCTGAAAAATTGCTGATTAGCCCCAAAACCGTAAGTACCTATAGAACACGAATTTTACAGAAATTACAAATTGATAATTTTGCCCAGATGATTTATCAATTGAATATTAAAGAATTGTAA
- the bshA gene encoding N-acetyl-alpha-D-glucosaminyl L-malate synthase BshA: MKIGITCYPTYGGSGVVATELGKSLAALGHEVHFISYALPHRLTQFVENIYYHEVEVSNYPLFEHQLYSLALTSKMLEVIEYEQLDLLHVHYAIPHATSAYLAKQILKKNGSDIKVVTTLHGTDITLVGLEPSFLPLMKLSIEESDGVTAVSRFLKEKTITNYHIEKEIEVIYNFIDTNLYKPICNKQFKDHVAPNGEKILIHTSNFRPVKRVGDTIKILAKVNKVIPTKLILIGDGPDRSECERLTRELKLEHSVLFLGKQDGLENLLSVADIFLLPSQQESFGLSALEAMSCGIPVIGSSVGGLPELIVHNTTGFIAEFGDVDRMAKYALELLTNKKKFNSFSKNSRKRSENYFEKDLIVPQYIKYYEKILNS, from the coding sequence ATGAAAATTGGAATAACATGTTATCCAACGTATGGAGGAAGCGGAGTTGTTGCTACAGAATTGGGCAAATCCCTGGCAGCTTTAGGTCATGAAGTACATTTTATTAGCTATGCACTTCCTCATCGCTTAACACAATTTGTTGAAAATATTTACTATCATGAAGTTGAAGTAAGCAATTATCCGCTCTTTGAACATCAGCTTTATAGTTTAGCTTTAACAAGTAAAATGTTGGAAGTTATTGAATATGAACAATTAGATTTGCTACATGTTCACTACGCAATACCTCACGCAACAAGCGCATATTTGGCAAAACAAATTTTGAAGAAAAACGGATCGGATATTAAAGTTGTAACCACGCTTCACGGAACGGATATTACTTTAGTAGGACTCGAACCGTCATTTTTACCATTAATGAAATTAAGTATTGAAGAAAGCGACGGAGTAACGGCAGTTTCAAGATTCTTAAAGGAAAAAACTATCACGAATTATCATATTGAAAAAGAAATTGAAGTAATATATAATTTTATAGATACAAATTTATACAAACCAATTTGCAACAAACAGTTTAAGGATCACGTAGCTCCCAATGGAGAAAAAATTTTAATTCATACTTCAAATTTCCGTCCGGTTAAAAGAGTCGGAGATACAATTAAAATTCTAGCAAAAGTTAATAAAGTTATTCCTACAAAATTAATTTTAATTGGTGATGGACCTGATAGATCAGAATGCGAAAGGCTGACAAGAGAATTAAAGTTAGAACACAGCGTTTTATTTTTAGGAAAACAAGACGGCTTAGAAAATCTTTTAAGTGTTGCTGATATTTTTCTATTGCCAAGTCAGCAGGAAAGTTTTGGTTTATCGGCACTTGAGGCAATGTCGTGCGGAATTCCGGTAATTGGCTCTAGTGTTGGAGGTTTGCCTGAATTGATAGTACATAACACAACCGGTTTTATTGCAGAATTCGGTGACGTTGATAGAATGGCAAAATATGCTTTAGAGCTATTGACAAATAAAAAGAAGTTTAATTCCTTCTCAAAAAACTCCAGGAAAAGATCGGAGAATTATTTTGAGAAGGATTTAATAGTTCCGCAATACATTAAATATTACGAGAAAATTTTAAACAGTTGA